In one Modestobacter sp. L9-4 genomic region, the following are encoded:
- a CDS encoding Fur family transcriptional regulator: MPAPDDAPPLATELRSRGLRLTSQRQRVLAAVSALEHGTPEEIGARLREDAGPGGAAPDTSTVYRALELLEKLGLVWHTHLGKGAPIYHAGQQHRHVHVVCQVCGEISSVDPTVLDGAAERLGAELGFTLDVGHVALSGTCRACTEKETP; this comes from the coding sequence GTGCCCGCACCCGACGACGCCCCACCGCTGGCCACGGAGCTGCGCTCCCGGGGGCTGCGGCTGACCAGTCAGCGGCAGCGGGTGCTGGCGGCGGTGTCGGCGCTGGAGCACGGGACGCCGGAGGAGATCGGCGCACGGCTGCGCGAGGACGCCGGGCCCGGCGGCGCGGCCCCCGACACCTCGACGGTCTACCGCGCGCTGGAGCTGCTGGAGAAGCTGGGGCTGGTCTGGCACACCCACCTCGGCAAGGGCGCGCCGATCTACCACGCCGGCCAGCAGCACCGGCACGTGCACGTGGTCTGCCAGGTCTGCGGGGAGATCAGCTCGGTCGACCCGACGGTGCTCGACGGGGCGGCGGAACGTCTGGGGGCCGAGCTGGGTTTCACCCTGGACGTGGGCCACGTGGCGCTGTCCGGCACCTGCCGAGCCTGCACGGAGAAGGAGACCCCATGA
- a CDS encoding FABP family protein encodes MSAPVPPGLPDGPAAGPTELPVPDTVDVRTGPEVAHELLSVLPLLGEWHGEGQAAGAGGDHRFGQWVRFAHDGRDFLSYESRTWRLTEDGQVAGPDTRESGFWRPRGDDEVELLVSSPAGLVEIYVGTARTTTSWELTSDVLARTPDHPDVNRATRLYGIVDGALMYAVDRAAGDQPLRPTMSARLERIR; translated from the coding sequence ATGAGCGCCCCCGTCCCGCCCGGCCTGCCCGACGGCCCGGCCGCCGGCCCGACCGAGCTGCCGGTGCCCGACACCGTCGACGTCCGCACCGGCCCCGAGGTCGCACACGAGCTGCTGTCGGTGCTGCCGCTGCTGGGTGAGTGGCACGGCGAGGGCCAGGCCGCGGGCGCCGGTGGTGACCACCGCTTCGGCCAGTGGGTGCGCTTCGCCCACGACGGCCGCGACTTCCTCTCCTACGAGTCGCGCACCTGGCGGCTGACCGAGGACGGCCAGGTCGCCGGCCCCGACACCCGCGAGTCCGGCTTCTGGCGTCCGCGCGGGGACGACGAGGTGGAGCTGCTGGTGAGCTCCCCGGCCGGCCTCGTGGAGATCTACGTGGGCACCGCCCGGACGACGACCAGCTGGGAGCTGACCAGCGACGTGCTGGCCCGCACCCCCGACCACCCCGACGTCAACCGGGCCACCCGCCTCTACGGCATCGTCGACGGCGCGCTCATGTACGCCGTCGACCGCGCGGCCGGCGACCAGCCGCTGCGCCCCACCATGTCCGCCCGACTGGAACGGATCCGATGA
- a CDS encoding bifunctional diguanylate cyclase/phosphodiesterase yields MTPDYADLWEHAPGSHLLLDDDGLITAANATFCEWTGHVATDLLGRPFTGLLPIGDRVLHTTHALPQLMVTGRIAEASVQVIGADGQRHPALLSATRVTDGLPAPETRVVLIDAQQRRRYEEELLTARRRAEESQARIAAAEAALTELVHHDSLTGLLNRPGLLHALHGRLARCGADETGPGTAVPTVFFIDLDGFKAVNDGLGHSSGDELLRVIARRLEDASRAGADVARLAGDEFVVLDDVSPAGTRRVAARLQDVLSEPVVLQGVEVVVAASIGSCAAELPIAPADVPTAADLVLRRADTAMYRAKSQGRGRWEAHVPGSADPAADRLVLLEHLRSAIRDGELRLHYQPRMHLPTGAISGVEALVRWQHPTRGLLQPMDFIDAAEESGVIRELGAWVLTEAVAQAVRWDATGVAPGLQMAVNVSARQLADGDLVARVSGVLARAGLPASRLVLEITETALMNDPESALRTLQQLRSLGVLLAVDDFGTGYSSFTYLKQFPVDELKIDRSFVAGMTTDDGDRAIVASCVHLAHAMGLVAVAEGVESADERDALTALGCDQAQGYFFSRPVPAAAVPFPVAVPA; encoded by the coding sequence ATGACCCCGGACTACGCGGACCTGTGGGAGCACGCCCCCGGCAGCCACCTGCTGCTGGACGACGACGGTCTCATCACCGCCGCCAACGCCACGTTCTGCGAGTGGACCGGCCACGTGGCCACCGACCTGCTGGGCCGGCCGTTCACCGGTCTGCTGCCCATCGGCGACCGGGTCCTGCACACCACGCACGCCCTGCCGCAGCTGATGGTGACCGGCCGGATCGCCGAGGCCTCCGTGCAGGTCATCGGCGCCGACGGGCAGCGGCACCCCGCGCTGCTGAGCGCGACGCGGGTGACCGACGGGCTGCCGGCCCCGGAGACCCGGGTCGTGCTGATCGACGCCCAGCAGCGCCGCCGCTACGAGGAGGAGCTGCTCACCGCCCGCCGGCGCGCCGAGGAGTCGCAGGCCCGGATCGCCGCGGCCGAGGCGGCGCTGACCGAGCTGGTGCACCACGACTCGCTCACCGGGCTGCTCAACCGCCCCGGTCTGCTGCACGCCCTGCACGGCCGGCTCGCCCGCTGCGGCGCCGACGAGACCGGTCCCGGCACGGCCGTGCCGACCGTGTTCTTCATCGACCTCGACGGGTTCAAGGCCGTCAACGACGGGCTCGGGCACAGCAGCGGCGACGAGCTGCTCCGCGTCATCGCCCGCCGCCTCGAGGATGCCTCCCGCGCCGGCGCCGACGTGGCCCGGCTGGCCGGGGACGAGTTCGTCGTCCTGGACGACGTCTCCCCCGCCGGCACCCGCCGCGTCGCCGCCCGGCTGCAGGACGTGCTCTCCGAGCCGGTCGTGCTGCAGGGCGTCGAGGTCGTCGTGGCCGCCAGCATCGGCAGCTGCGCGGCCGAGCTGCCCATCGCCCCCGCCGACGTCCCCACCGCCGCCGACCTGGTGCTCCGCCGGGCCGACACGGCCATGTACCGGGCCAAGAGCCAGGGCCGGGGCCGCTGGGAGGCCCACGTCCCCGGCAGCGCCGACCCGGCCGCCGACCGGCTGGTGCTGCTGGAGCACCTGCGCAGCGCGATCCGCGACGGGGAGCTGCGCCTGCACTACCAGCCCCGCATGCACCTGCCCACCGGCGCGATCAGCGGCGTGGAGGCGCTGGTCCGCTGGCAGCACCCCACCCGCGGGCTGCTGCAGCCGATGGACTTCATCGACGCGGCCGAGGAGTCCGGGGTGATCCGCGAGCTGGGCGCCTGGGTGCTCACCGAGGCCGTAGCGCAGGCCGTGCGCTGGGACGCGACCGGCGTCGCACCGGGCCTGCAGATGGCGGTCAACGTCTCCGCCCGCCAGCTCGCCGACGGCGACCTGGTCGCCCGGGTGTCCGGCGTGCTGGCCCGGGCCGGCCTGCCGGCGTCCCGGCTGGTCCTGGAGATCACCGAGACCGCGCTGATGAACGACCCCGAGTCGGCGCTGCGCACGCTGCAGCAGCTGCGGTCGCTGGGCGTGCTGCTGGCCGTCGACGACTTCGGCACCGGGTACTCCAGCTTCACCTACCTCAAGCAGTTCCCGGTGGACGAGCTGAAGATCGACCGCTCCTTCGTCGCCGGGATGACCACCGACGACGGGGACCGGGCCATCGTGGCCAGCTGCGTGCACCTGGCCCACGCCATGGGGTTGGTCGCCGTCGCGGAGGGCGTCGAGTCCGCGGACGAGCGGGACGCGCTGACCGCGCTGGGCTGCGACCAGGCGCAGGGCTACTTCTTCAGCCGGCCCGTGCCGGCTGCGGCCGTGCCGTTCCCGGTCGCCGTCCCCGCCTGA
- a CDS encoding aminotransferase class IV, which yields MTSPRVAVWRNGAATAVSPDEPVVTAFDLGLGRGDGVFESALVAGGATPHLDDHLTRLRRSAGILGIAHPGDDAVRAVVATAVEGWPADVEGACRVFLTRGLGEGTPPTLLALLAAVPAETLRQRTAGISVVTLSLGIPADFRAGAPWLLGGAKTLSYAVNMAAGRHAHSVGADDVVFTSLEDRVLEGPTSTVVWATGGTLHTPPVETGILAGTTQARLFARAEADGWPTAVTAGTVADLHAADAVWLLSGIRGAAPVTRLDGVERGDTGLSARVRELLAR from the coding sequence GTGACGAGTCCTCGGGTGGCGGTCTGGCGGAACGGTGCGGCGACGGCGGTCTCCCCGGACGAGCCGGTGGTCACCGCCTTCGACCTGGGCCTGGGCCGCGGCGACGGCGTCTTCGAGTCCGCCCTGGTCGCCGGGGGTGCGACCCCGCACCTCGACGACCACCTCACCCGGCTGCGGCGCTCGGCGGGCATCCTCGGCATCGCCCACCCCGGGGACGACGCGGTGCGGGCCGTGGTCGCCACGGCGGTCGAGGGCTGGCCGGCCGACGTCGAGGGCGCCTGCCGCGTGTTCCTCACCCGCGGGCTGGGCGAGGGCACCCCGCCGACGCTGCTGGCCCTGCTGGCCGCCGTCCCGGCCGAGACCCTGCGCCAGCGCACCGCCGGCATCAGCGTCGTCACCCTGTCCCTCGGCATCCCGGCCGACTTCCGGGCGGGCGCGCCGTGGCTGCTCGGCGGGGCCAAGACGCTGTCCTACGCGGTGAACATGGCCGCCGGCCGGCACGCGCACTCCGTGGGTGCCGACGACGTCGTCTTCACCTCCCTGGAGGACCGGGTGCTCGAGGGCCCCACGTCGACGGTCGTGTGGGCCACCGGCGGCACGCTCCACACCCCGCCGGTGGAGACCGGCATCCTCGCCGGCACCACCCAGGCCCGGCTGTTCGCCCGCGCCGAGGCCGACGGCTGGCCCACCGCGGTCACCGCCGGCACCGTCGCCGACCTGCACGCCGCGGACGCCGTCTGGCTGCTGTCGGGCATCCGCGGCGCCGCCCCGGTGACCCGGCTCGACGGCGTCGAGCGCGGGGACACCGGGCTGTCGGCGCGGGTGCGGGAGCTGCTCGCCCGGTAG
- a CDS encoding folate-binding protein YgfZ produces MTSPSPLLQHPGAVALDHEDATVAAHYGEPLPEQRRLAEGAGLVDRSDRDVLVVPGADRLSWLHSLTSQHLERLGDATGSEALVLSPQGHVEHHVVLTELDGTTWGDVEPGTGAALVTFLQRMRFMLRVDPALVTDAWALLSLVGPRGDEVLTAAGWPVPATPYAVVGLDGGGWVRRMPAIGDGTAAVVDLLVPRAELAARSQQLLDAGAVIAGVDAYEALRVEARRPRAGVDSDHRTIPNELEWLQTAVHLEKGCYRGQETVARVHNLGRPPRRLVLLHLDGMAETLPRPGTPVTAGEREVGRLGTAVRHHELGVIALALVKQSLAPDAALKVGEAAAAIDPDDTPATLDDTRAAARDRVRAVRSATIGR; encoded by the coding sequence ATGACATCGCCCTCACCGCTGCTGCAGCACCCCGGGGCCGTCGCCCTGGACCACGAGGACGCCACCGTCGCCGCCCACTACGGCGAGCCGCTCCCCGAGCAGCGCCGGCTGGCCGAGGGCGCCGGGCTGGTCGACCGCAGCGACCGCGACGTGCTCGTCGTCCCGGGTGCCGACCGGCTGAGCTGGCTGCACAGCCTGACCAGCCAGCACCTCGAGCGGCTCGGCGACGCCACCGGCTCCGAGGCCCTGGTGCTCTCCCCGCAGGGCCACGTCGAGCACCACGTCGTCCTCACCGAGCTCGACGGCACCACCTGGGGCGACGTCGAGCCGGGCACGGGTGCCGCGCTGGTGACCTTCCTCCAGCGGATGCGCTTCATGCTGCGGGTCGACCCGGCGCTGGTCACCGATGCGTGGGCGCTGCTGTCCCTGGTCGGCCCCCGCGGCGACGAGGTCCTCACCGCCGCCGGATGGCCCGTGCCCGCGACGCCCTACGCCGTCGTGGGTCTGGACGGCGGTGGCTGGGTGCGCCGGATGCCCGCGATCGGCGACGGGACCGCCGCGGTGGTCGACCTGCTCGTGCCGCGCGCCGAGCTCGCCGCCCGGTCCCAGCAGCTGCTGGACGCCGGGGCCGTGATCGCCGGGGTCGACGCCTACGAGGCGCTGCGGGTCGAGGCCCGCCGTCCCCGCGCCGGCGTCGACTCCGACCACCGCACGATCCCCAACGAGCTGGAGTGGCTGCAGACCGCCGTCCACCTCGAGAAGGGCTGCTACCGCGGCCAGGAGACCGTCGCCCGCGTGCACAACCTGGGCCGCCCGCCCCGCCGGCTGGTCCTGCTGCACCTGGACGGCATGGCCGAGACCCTGCCCCGCCCCGGGACGCCCGTCACCGCCGGTGAGCGCGAGGTCGGCCGGCTGGGCACCGCGGTGCGCCACCACGAGCTGGGCGTGATCGCCCTGGCCCTGGTCAAGCAGTCGCTGGCCCCCGATGCGGCGCTGAAGGTCGGTGAGGCGGCGGCTGCGATCGACCCCGACGACACCCCCGCCACGCTCGACGACACCCGGGCGGCGGCCCGCGACCGCGTGCGGGCGGTCCGGTCTGCGACGATCGGCCGGTGA
- a CDS encoding sulfurtransferase: protein MSRTDVLVTADWAQEHLGQPGIVLVEVDEDTSAYDKGHIEGAVKLDWKTDLQDAESRDFVDREGFSALLSAKGISNDDTVVLYGGNNNWFAAYAYWYFKVYGHGDVKLIDGGRKKWELDSRPLSADVVERPATQYQAAEPDTSIRAFRDEVVEAIGTKNLVDVRSPDEFAGKLTAPAHLPQEGAQRAGHIPTAVNVPWSKAANEDGTFKSDEELAALYTGAGLDTGKDTIAYCRIGERSSHTWFVLRELLGHENVKNYDGSWTEYGSLVGVPIAKGA from the coding sequence ATGAGCCGTACCGACGTGCTCGTCACCGCAGACTGGGCCCAGGAGCACCTGGGCCAGCCCGGCATCGTCCTCGTGGAGGTCGACGAGGACACCAGCGCCTACGACAAGGGCCACATCGAGGGCGCGGTCAAGCTGGACTGGAAGACCGACCTGCAGGACGCCGAGTCCCGCGACTTCGTCGACCGCGAGGGCTTCAGCGCCCTGCTGTCGGCCAAGGGCATCAGCAACGACGACACCGTCGTGCTCTACGGCGGCAACAACAACTGGTTCGCCGCCTACGCCTACTGGTACTTCAAGGTCTACGGCCACGGCGACGTCAAGCTGATCGACGGCGGCCGCAAGAAGTGGGAGCTCGACAGCCGTCCGCTGTCCGCCGACGTGGTCGAGCGCCCCGCCACCCAGTACCAGGCCGCGGAGCCCGACACCTCCATCCGCGCCTTCCGCGACGAGGTCGTCGAGGCGATCGGCACGAAGAACCTGGTCGACGTCCGCTCGCCCGACGAGTTCGCCGGCAAGCTGACGGCGCCGGCGCACCTGCCGCAGGAGGGTGCCCAGCGCGCCGGGCACATCCCGACCGCGGTGAACGTGCCGTGGAGCAAGGCGGCCAACGAGGACGGCACCTTCAAGAGCGACGAGGAGCTCGCCGCGCTCTACACCGGCGCGGGCCTGGACACGGGCAAGGACACCATCGCCTACTGCCGCATCGGCGAGCGCTCGAGCCACACCTGGTTCGTGCTGCGCGAGCTGCTGGGCCACGAGAACGTCAAGAACTACGACGGCTCCTGGACCGAGTACGGCTCCCTCGTCGGCGTCCCGATCGCGAAGGGCGCCTGA
- the nhaA gene encoding Na+/H+ antiporter NhaA, which produces MPSTLFARGSYREATRIADVLRKETVGGVLLMIGALVALVWANTPWSAAYESLRDLRVGPSDLFGLHLDLSLGTWAADGLLAVFFFVAGLELKREFVAGDLRDPRKAALPVAAAVGGMAAPALLYVLVNLRAGDGALTGWAIPTATDIAFALAVLAVISTHLPTGLRTFLLTLAIVDDLLAITIIAVFYTSTLQVTPLLLSLVPIALFGVLVQKRIRSWWLLLPLALVAWVLMHESGVHATVAGVLLAFTVPVVRSDAAGGPDAGPGMAEHFEHRVRPLSQGFAVPVFAFFSAGVTVGGLSGLGAALSDSVAVGIVVGLVAGKTVGIAGATWLVSRFTRAELDPELGWPDVIGLSILGGMGFTVSLLIGELAFGAGSLRDEHVKVGVLTGTLLAALVAAVVLRLRDRRYRLIAEQEARDDDADGVPDVYQRPSAES; this is translated from the coding sequence GTGCCCAGCACCCTGTTCGCCCGCGGCTCGTACCGCGAGGCGACCCGCATCGCCGACGTCCTGCGCAAGGAGACCGTCGGCGGCGTCCTGCTCATGATCGGCGCGCTCGTCGCGCTGGTCTGGGCGAACACCCCCTGGTCCGCCGCCTACGAGTCACTGCGTGACCTGCGGGTGGGCCCGTCGGACCTGTTCGGGCTGCACCTGGACCTGTCACTGGGCACCTGGGCCGCCGACGGCCTGCTGGCGGTCTTCTTCTTCGTGGCCGGGCTGGAGCTCAAGCGCGAGTTCGTCGCCGGCGACCTCCGCGACCCGCGCAAGGCCGCGCTGCCGGTCGCCGCGGCCGTGGGCGGCATGGCGGCGCCGGCACTGCTCTACGTGCTGGTCAACCTGCGCGCCGGCGACGGGGCGCTGACGGGCTGGGCGATCCCCACCGCCACCGACATCGCCTTCGCCCTGGCGGTGCTGGCGGTCATCAGCACGCACCTGCCCACCGGGCTGCGCACGTTCCTGCTCACGCTGGCGATCGTCGACGACCTGCTGGCCATCACGATCATCGCGGTCTTCTACACGTCCACCCTGCAGGTCACCCCGCTCCTGCTGTCCCTGGTGCCGATCGCCCTGTTCGGCGTCCTGGTGCAGAAGCGCATCCGGTCCTGGTGGCTCCTGCTCCCGCTGGCCCTCGTCGCCTGGGTGCTCATGCACGAGTCGGGCGTGCACGCGACCGTCGCCGGGGTCCTGCTGGCCTTCACCGTCCCCGTGGTGCGCAGCGACGCCGCCGGCGGCCCGGACGCCGGGCCGGGGATGGCCGAGCACTTCGAGCACCGGGTGCGGCCCCTCTCGCAGGGGTTCGCCGTCCCGGTGTTCGCCTTCTTCTCCGCCGGGGTGACCGTCGGCGGGCTCTCCGGGCTGGGCGCCGCGCTGTCCGACAGCGTGGCCGTCGGGATCGTCGTGGGCCTGGTCGCGGGCAAGACGGTCGGCATCGCCGGGGCCACCTGGCTGGTCAGCCGGTTCACCAGGGCCGAGCTGGACCCCGAGCTGGGCTGGCCCGACGTGATCGGGCTGTCGATCCTGGGCGGGATGGGCTTCACCGTCTCGCTGCTGATCGGTGAGCTGGCCTTCGGCGCGGGCTCGCTGCGCGACGAGCACGTCAAGGTCGGTGTCCTCACCGGGACCCTGCTGGCCGCGCTGGTGGCCGCCGTGGTGCTCCGGCTGCGCGACCGGCGGTACCGGCTGATCGCCGAGCAGGAGGCCCGGGACGACGACGCCGACGGGGTCCCGGACGTCTACCAGCGGCCGTCCGCCGAGAGCTGA
- a CDS encoding alpha/beta fold hydrolase has translation MSIDAGARPAQLTRGPVATKLNVTATGPEDGPVLLLAHGFGCDQGMWDGVVPYFSGDHRVVRYDLMGYGQSDFAAYDPAHYASLDGHAADILAICAELDLHDVTLVAHSVSTMMSVKAAIAEPGRFRQLVLVAANPYFMQDSTDGYDGGFSDDDMTEVAGALDSNYFTWAEAMAPVIMGTPESPEHGELLTASFCRVNPDVARQLLGIMFTTDYRPLLPQVTTPTVVMQCRADAMVPPHVAGYLHENLAGSTLVQLQALGHCPHISAPEETAAAIRTHLLP, from the coding sequence GTGTCGATCGACGCCGGAGCACGACCTGCCCAGCTCACCCGTGGGCCGGTGGCGACCAAGCTGAACGTGACCGCGACCGGCCCCGAGGACGGCCCCGTGCTGCTCCTCGCCCACGGCTTCGGCTGCGACCAGGGCATGTGGGACGGCGTCGTGCCGTACTTCTCCGGCGACCACCGCGTCGTGCGCTACGACCTGATGGGCTACGGGCAGTCGGACTTCGCCGCCTACGACCCGGCCCACTACGCCAGCCTGGACGGGCACGCCGCCGACATCCTGGCCATCTGCGCGGAGCTCGACCTGCACGACGTGACGCTCGTGGCGCACAGCGTGAGCACGATGATGTCGGTCAAGGCCGCCATCGCCGAGCCCGGGCGCTTCCGGCAGCTGGTGCTGGTCGCCGCCAACCCCTACTTCATGCAGGACTCCACGGACGGGTACGACGGCGGGTTCTCCGACGACGACATGACCGAGGTGGCCGGCGCGCTCGACAGCAACTACTTCACCTGGGCCGAGGCGATGGCCCCGGTCATCATGGGCACCCCGGAGAGCCCCGAGCACGGCGAGCTGCTGACCGCGAGCTTCTGCCGGGTCAACCCCGACGTCGCCCGCCAGCTGCTGGGCATCATGTTCACCACCGACTACCGCCCGCTGCTGCCGCAGGTGACCACCCCGACGGTGGTCATGCAGTGCCGGGCCGACGCCATGGTGCCGCCGCACGTCGCCGGCTACCTGCACGAGAACCTGGCCGGCTCGACCCTGGTGCAGCTGCAGGCGCTGGGGCACTGCCCGCACATCAGCGCACCGGAGGAGACCGCGGCGGCGATCCGTACCCACCTGCTGCCATGA
- a CDS encoding DUF885 domain-containing protein, with translation MTTVVPTTPRQVADAHVEAVCDLDPIVATQLGTRPGDDRLPDTTPAGQEAEAELMRSTLAELDRVLAADPSLADDPIERRCARLLRERLTAALALHEAGEGLRAVSNLFSPVQSIRSVFSMMPTATPEDWAVVARRLVRVPAAYRGYQESLTAGAERGLFAAPRQVHTVIGQLDAWLEGPYFGTFVADGPAELRADLDASAAAADAAVAAVRDFLRDTYAAQCEGTPDAVGRERYARFARSWNGSDLGSGTGLEDAYAWGWAEHQRILVEQRKEAERVLPGAAPMEAMRWLGEHGEAVDGVEQIRERLQAMMDTAIEALDGVHFDIAGPLRRVESMIAPPGSAAAPYYTRPSLDFSRPGRTWLPTLGKERFPLWDLVSTWYHEGVPGHHLQLAQWVHVAGDLSNYQTTLGGVSANLEGWALYAERLMDELGFLADPGARLGYLDAQQMRAVRVVVDIGMHLELPIPDDAEGAVAEHRGKPWTPELARAFFGENCGRDADFLDSELVRYLGMPGQAISYKLGERAWLEGRTAAQAARGADFDLKAWHMAALSQGSLGLDDLAAELAQL, from the coding sequence ATGACCACCGTTGTCCCCACCACGCCCCGCCAGGTCGCGGACGCCCACGTCGAGGCCGTCTGCGACCTCGACCCGATCGTGGCGACCCAGCTGGGCACCCGCCCCGGCGACGACCGGCTGCCCGACACCACCCCGGCCGGGCAGGAGGCCGAGGCCGAGCTGATGCGCTCGACGCTGGCCGAGCTGGACCGGGTGCTGGCCGCTGACCCGTCCCTGGCCGACGACCCGATCGAGCGTCGGTGCGCCCGGCTGCTGCGCGAGCGGCTCACCGCCGCCCTGGCGCTGCACGAGGCGGGCGAGGGCCTGCGCGCGGTGTCCAACCTGTTCTCCCCGGTGCAGTCGATCCGCTCGGTGTTCTCGATGATGCCGACCGCCACCCCCGAGGACTGGGCCGTGGTCGCCCGTCGGCTGGTCCGGGTCCCCGCCGCCTACCGCGGCTACCAGGAGTCGCTGACCGCCGGCGCCGAGCGCGGGCTGTTCGCGGCCCCGCGCCAGGTGCACACCGTGATCGGTCAGCTGGACGCCTGGCTCGAGGGCCCCTACTTCGGCACGTTCGTCGCCGACGGCCCGGCGGAGCTGCGCGCCGACCTGGACGCCTCCGCCGCCGCCGCGGACGCCGCGGTCGCCGCCGTCCGGGACTTCCTCCGCGACACCTACGCCGCGCAGTGCGAGGGCACGCCCGACGCGGTCGGCCGGGAGCGCTACGCCCGGTTCGCCCGCTCGTGGAACGGCTCGGACCTCGGCAGCGGCACCGGCCTCGAGGACGCCTACGCCTGGGGCTGGGCCGAGCACCAGCGGATCCTGGTCGAGCAGCGCAAGGAGGCCGAGCGGGTCCTGCCCGGCGCGGCCCCGATGGAGGCCATGCGCTGGCTCGGCGAGCACGGCGAGGCCGTGGACGGCGTGGAGCAGATCCGCGAGCGGCTGCAGGCGATGATGGACACCGCGATCGAGGCCCTGGACGGCGTCCACTTCGACATCGCCGGGCCGCTGCGGCGGGTCGAGTCGATGATCGCCCCGCCCGGCAGCGCCGCCGCGCCGTACTACACGCGCCCGTCGCTGGACTTCTCCCGGCCCGGCCGCACCTGGCTGCCCACGCTGGGCAAGGAGCGCTTCCCGCTGTGGGACCTGGTCTCGACCTGGTACCACGAGGGCGTCCCGGGCCACCACCTGCAGCTCGCGCAGTGGGTGCACGTCGCCGGTGACCTGTCGAACTACCAGACCACCCTGGGCGGGGTCAGCGCCAACCTCGAGGGCTGGGCGCTCTACGCCGAGCGGCTGATGGACGAGCTGGGCTTCCTGGCCGACCCCGGTGCCCGGCTGGGCTACCTCGACGCGCAGCAGATGCGCGCCGTCCGCGTGGTCGTCGACATCGGGATGCACCTCGAGCTGCCGATCCCCGACGACGCCGAGGGCGCCGTCGCCGAGCACCGCGGGAAGCCGTGGACGCCGGAGCTGGCCCGTGCCTTCTTCGGGGAGAACTGCGGCCGGGACGCCGATTTCCTCGACAGCGAGCTGGTGCGCTACCTGGGCATGCCCGGTCAGGCGATCAGCTACAAGCTGGGGGAGCGGGCCTGGCTCGAGGGCCGCACCGCCGCGCAGGCGGCCCGCGGCGCGGACTTCGACCTCAAGGCCTGGCACATGGCCGCCCTGTCGCAGGGCAGCCTCGGCCTCGACGACCTGGCCGCCGAGCTCGCCCAGCTGTGA
- a CDS encoding aerial mycelium formation protein, with product MTAPTPAAAGGTGVDELLDPSFLDGVQDVPMAEVRALRHRAEQEEVNLSYTRRLLQGRLDIVRRELQRRAEHDGRSLVDLLPEILSEKGRGPAHGLGRHQTVQPTSPEQFETWVNSLAPGADLTDVPSMPDDRLEQTARSLAAGERSLSERRRGVQTVMDAVAGELARRYREGLADVAQLLADESRHG from the coding sequence ATGACTGCTCCCACCCCTGCCGCTGCCGGCGGCACCGGCGTCGACGAGCTGCTGGACCCCTCGTTCCTCGACGGCGTCCAGGACGTGCCGATGGCCGAGGTGCGCGCGCTACGGCACCGCGCCGAGCAGGAGGAGGTCAACCTCTCCTACACGCGGCGGCTGCTGCAGGGCCGGCTCGACATCGTGCGCCGCGAGCTGCAGCGCCGCGCCGAGCACGACGGGCGGTCGCTGGTCGACCTGCTGCCGGAGATCCTGTCCGAGAAGGGCCGCGGCCCCGCCCACGGCCTGGGCCGGCACCAGACCGTGCAGCCCACCTCGCCCGAGCAGTTCGAGACCTGGGTCAACAGCCTGGCGCCCGGTGCCGACCTCACCGACGTCCCGTCGATGCCCGACGACCGGCTCGAGCAGACGGCCCGGTCGCTGGCCGCCGGTGAGCGGTCGCTGTCCGAGCGCCGCCGGGGCGTGCAGACCGTCATGGACGCCGTCGCCGGCGAGCTGGCCCGTCGCTACCGCGAGGGCCTGGCCGACGTCGCCCAGCTGCTGGCCGACGAGTCGCGCCACGGATGA
- a CDS encoding DUF1416 domain-containing protein gives MCGAPEQGGGLAGVDLTTQTVIQGQVWHDGSPVAGAYVRLLDATDEFTAEVVTSPEGHFRFFAAPGEWTLRSLSPVGRAERRVAVDVGLNETTLAIA, from the coding sequence GTGTGCGGGGCCCCCGAGCAGGGTGGCGGTCTCGCCGGCGTGGACCTGACGACCCAGACGGTCATCCAGGGGCAGGTCTGGCACGACGGGTCGCCGGTCGCCGGCGCCTACGTGCGGCTGCTGGACGCGACGGACGAGTTCACCGCCGAGGTGGTGACCAGCCCGGAGGGTCACTTCCGGTTCTTCGCCGCCCCGGGTGAGTGGACGCTCCGGTCGCTGTCCCCGGTCGGCCGGGCCGAGCGCCGGGTCGCCGTGGACGTCGGTCTGAACGAGACGACGCTCGCCATCGCCTGA